AATGGAGAACAGCTTTTCTTAGTATGAATGATGGGAGGAAGAGAGGTTGGCTGGCTAGTTTGTAATATATTGTTGTTTTAACTGTGAAAACTATTTAGTTTTTAGTAATGTGTAGTTGAGTTAGATTTGGATACATCAATTGCTGATCCTACTTTTGTAGCCTTAAATTGGATGAACTATTTCCACATTTGTGTCATCTGCATATAAGCAAATCCAGAATTTCGGCACGTCTCTGGATTTGCTATAGCTAGTTGCTGTATTGTCTACTTGTTAGTGTTTGTTGTTTGTAATTATGTTGTTTTCTTtacttattcttcttcttcattttttttcacctaTTTTTGTCAACTTATGTGTAAATAAAGAAGTCCAGCTTCGTTTtgctataataataataataatttttgtgaaaagCTTTTGCACAGTATTGGCAATTTAAAACTCACAgcaaatatgttatttttatattttatacaatCAAATCACACCAAaccttaaaaaatacaaatgccCAAGCAAACCCAGAACAATAAAGTTTAATAAACAGtacaacaaattaaatgaaacaaagaaattgagaatGTTACACCTGTAGGATGTCTAACGAACTGAACTCACTTCTTAAGCATGTGCAACATCTGGTTCTAAGCCCATTTGCTTCCTTGTTTTCCCAACAAATAAGTCTCTAGATTTGATTAAGCCAGGAACACAACCAATGGTGGTCATAAATGGCAACTGTGCCACAGCGTCTTTCCTTCCCAGGGAAACAATTGCAATTGCTGAATGTGGCCGATAAGTTGTCATtttgctttctctttctccCACCATCAATACCTTCAAGTTCTTTGCAGCCACTTGAGCATGTTTCTGTGCTAAAAACCCCTGTTTAATTTCCTGTCATGCATTATCCAATCAGTAATAGGCAttagattttcaaaatgaaagCATGAAAAACTATCTAGGCCACACAGCATTCCTTGTTGCATGGCTCAGTTGAAGGAGAAGCATGTGATGCAGGTAACCAATTTTTGATAGACAACAATAACATCAAAATATAAGCTAATACTATGTTAATGAAATGACCATACCACTCAACAGCGATTCAAAATCTCCTTGAGCAATTACCTCATAGTCAATTTGAAACATTACATATGAGTTTATTGCAACTAGATTGCTGTAGTTAACAGAAATTGCAAACTGTAGCTAAATAAAGTGCTTCTTGACCCAAGTTAATTAGCAATCTCATCAAGCATTGAAATAAATACTACTGGTTTGTGCTCCTGAAAGCTAGAATACTTGAGGAAAAATCATAGAAGCACTTACTCGAATATCAGTAATATCTCCAATTGCAAATATGTTCTTCTGACCCTTCACTCTTAAATTCTCATCAACCATTAGCATTCCATGAGTATCCAAACTATCCTTCAATATAGTATCCTTAAGCCAATCTGAACCTACTGGTTTTCCTGTGCATAGGAAGTGGCAATCTGCATTTATGGTATCTCCTGTTGAGGTCAGATACGTGTCGCTTCCTTCTGAAACAGAATCCAAATTGACTCTTTCCCCCAGCTTCACATCAACCTTCTTTGATATCAACCAATCTCGAGTCTTATCACCGGCTTTAGGTCCAATAAATTCCAGCAACCTCGACCCCTTGTGCACTAGAGTAACCTTCTTCTCCGGGAAGTCAACAGCTATTTCTCCAGCAAGCTCAACACCAGTGGGACCTCCTCCAACAATCAAAATCGAACGAGCAGATTTAATCTTTTGATTCTCTGTCAGTGCAAACAAAACGAAGTTTAACTTGAGATTACAATAGCAGCTATGACAAAGCTAATACTATGAATTAGGCG
This window of the Citrus sinensis cultivar Valencia sweet orange chromosome 8, DVS_A1.0, whole genome shotgun sequence genome carries:
- the LOC102608630 gene encoding uncharacterized protein LOC102608630; the encoded protein is MESRRQQQSEGKNKRVVVIGGGVAGSLVAKSLQFSADVTLIDPKEYFEITWASLRAMVEPSFGKRSVINHTDYLVNGRIVASPAINITENEVLTAEGRRVVYDYLVIATGHKDPVPKTRTERLNQYQAENQKIKSARSILIVGGGPTGVELAGEIAVDFPEKKVTLVHKGSRLLEFIGPKAGDKTRDWLISKKVDVKLGERVNLDSVSEGSDTYLTSTGDTINADCHFLCTGKPVGSDWLKDTILKDSLDTHGMLMVDENLRVKGQKNIFAIGDITDIREIKQGFLAQKHAQVAAKNLKVLMVGERESKMTTYRPHSAIAIVSLGRKDAVAQLPFMTTIGCVPGLIKSRDLFVGKTRKQMGLEPDVAHA